From the Lolium rigidum isolate FL_2022 chromosome 2, APGP_CSIRO_Lrig_0.1, whole genome shotgun sequence genome, one window contains:
- the LOC124691439 gene encoding metallocarboxypeptidase A-like protein ARB_03789 isoform X1 produces MALTSAHPAPPLLVCRLLALALTLALASARKIPASITPISRDLYHSSDSILGEIKALVARNSDSLTMDTVRASNKGYSAEMFVVTFNHAKETVEDGSKIKIMLSFGQHGRELITSEVALSLLYILTEKRRIAGVDLSSFEKILEHLVIKVVPMENFNGRKRVEAGELCDRRNGRGVDLNRNWSVDWGKKEKDYNPFEEDPGTAPFSEPEAQIMQELSKSFKPHIWVNVHSGMEALFMPYDHKNTTPDGAPSQLMRSLLENLNRRHFQDSCLVGSGGGAVGYLAHGTTTDYLYDIAKVPMPFTFEIYGDEKASTDDCFKMFNPVEKTTFDRVINKWCMAFLILFEEGLRILPGSQVASQGALDNWVPMGGEILERNADEKNGNENRQLEGLDLGMQELKTYFRLFIISTFLLMFMFCSRISKNRNRESDEQSIA; encoded by the exons atggcgctgACCTCCGCGCATCCGGCGCCTCCCCTGCTGGTCTGCCGGCTCCTGGCGCTGGCCCTGACCCTCGCCCTCGCCTCCGCCAGGAAGATCCCGGCCTCCATCACCCCGATCTCGCGGGACCTCTACCACTCCAG TGACTCCATTCTGGGTGAGATCAAGGCCTTGGTGGCACGGAATTCTGATAGTTTGACT ATGGATACAGTAAGAGCAAGTAACAAAGGGTATTCTGCAGAGATGTTCGTCGTTACTTTTAACCATGCCAAGGAAACCGTAGAAGATGGCTCCAAGATTAAAATCATGCTG AGCTTTGGGCAGCATGGTAGAGAGCTTATTACCTCTGAAGTTGCGTTAAGTCTGCTCTACATTTTAACGGAGAAGCGTAGAATCGCCGGTGTAGATCTATCATCCTTTGAGAAAATTCTGGAGCATCTTGTGATCAAA GTGGTGCCAATGGAAAATTTTAATGGACGCAAACGTGTTGAAGCAGGGGAACTTTGTGATAGAAGAAATG GAAGAGGAGTTGATCTTAACAGAAATTGGAGCGTTGATTGGGGGAAGAAGGAAAAG GATTATAACCCATTTGAGGAGGATCCTGGTACTGCTCCTTTCAGTGAACCTGAGGCTCAGATCATGCAAGAATTATCCAAGTCATTTAAACCACATATCTGGGTTAATGTGCATTCTGGAATGGAG GCCTTATTTATGCCATATGACCACAAGAATACTACACCAGATGGAGCGCCTTCTCAGTTGATGAGGTCACTTTTAGAGAATTTGAATCGTCGACATTTCCAAGATAGCTGCCTAGTTGGATCAGGTGGTGGAGCTGTAGG GTACCTTGCACATGGGACTACGACTGATTATCTGTATGATATTGCAAAGGTGCCAATGCCTTTCACCTTTGAG ATATATGGAGATGAGAAAGCATCCACCGACGATTGCTTCAAAATGTTCAACCCTGTCGAGAAGACAACATTTGAT AGAGTCATTAACAAGTGGTGCATGGCGTTTCTCATACTTTTTGAGGAAGGGTTGCGAATCCTGCCTGGTAGTCAAGTAGCATCCCAAGGAGCACTGGATAACTGGGTCCCCATGGGAGGAGAGATTTTGGAGAGAAATGCAGACGAAAAGAACGGCAATGAAAACAGACAACTTGAAGGCCTTGACCTCGGAATGCAGGAGCTAAAGACCTACTTTAGGTTGTTTATAATATCAACGTTCTTGTTGATGTTCATGTTCTGCTCGAGGATATCAAAGAACAGAAACAGAGAATCAG ATGAACAAAGTATAGCATGA
- the LOC124691439 gene encoding mast cell carboxypeptidase A-like isoform X2, with amino-acid sequence MAPRLKSCCFDRRFIVFQSFGQHGRELITSEVALSLLYILTEKRRIAGVDLSSFEKILEHLVIKVVPMENFNGRKRVEAGELCDRRNGRGVDLNRNWSVDWGKKEKDYNPFEEDPGTAPFSEPEAQIMQELSKSFKPHIWVNVHSGMEALFMPYDHKNTTPDGAPSQLMRSLLENLNRRHFQDSCLVGSGGGAVGYLAHGTTTDYLYDIAKVPMPFTFEIYGDEKASTDDCFKMFNPVEKTTFDRVINKWCMAFLILFEEGLRILPGSQVASQGALDNWVPMGGEILERNADEKNGNENRQLEGLDLGMQELKTYFRLFIISTFLLMFMFCSRISKNRNRESDEQSIA; translated from the exons ATGGCTCCAAGATTAAAATCATGCTG TTTTGACAGAAGGTTCATTGTCTTCCAGAGCTTTGGGCAGCATGGTAGAGAGCTTATTACCTCTGAAGTTGCGTTAAGTCTGCTCTACATTTTAACGGAGAAGCGTAGAATCGCCGGTGTAGATCTATCATCCTTTGAGAAAATTCTGGAGCATCTTGTGATCAAA GTGGTGCCAATGGAAAATTTTAATGGACGCAAACGTGTTGAAGCAGGGGAACTTTGTGATAGAAGAAATG GAAGAGGAGTTGATCTTAACAGAAATTGGAGCGTTGATTGGGGGAAGAAGGAAAAG GATTATAACCCATTTGAGGAGGATCCTGGTACTGCTCCTTTCAGTGAACCTGAGGCTCAGATCATGCAAGAATTATCCAAGTCATTTAAACCACATATCTGGGTTAATGTGCATTCTGGAATGGAG GCCTTATTTATGCCATATGACCACAAGAATACTACACCAGATGGAGCGCCTTCTCAGTTGATGAGGTCACTTTTAGAGAATTTGAATCGTCGACATTTCCAAGATAGCTGCCTAGTTGGATCAGGTGGTGGAGCTGTAGG GTACCTTGCACATGGGACTACGACTGATTATCTGTATGATATTGCAAAGGTGCCAATGCCTTTCACCTTTGAG ATATATGGAGATGAGAAAGCATCCACCGACGATTGCTTCAAAATGTTCAACCCTGTCGAGAAGACAACATTTGAT AGAGTCATTAACAAGTGGTGCATGGCGTTTCTCATACTTTTTGAGGAAGGGTTGCGAATCCTGCCTGGTAGTCAAGTAGCATCCCAAGGAGCACTGGATAACTGGGTCCCCATGGGAGGAGAGATTTTGGAGAGAAATGCAGACGAAAAGAACGGCAATGAAAACAGACAACTTGAAGGCCTTGACCTCGGAATGCAGGAGCTAAAGACCTACTTTAGGTTGTTTATAATATCAACGTTCTTGTTGATGTTCATGTTCTGCTCGAGGATATCAAAGAACAGAAACAGAGAATCAG ATGAACAAAGTATAGCATGA
- the LOC124689372 gene encoding mediator of RNA polymerase II transcription subunit 15a-like, giving the protein MDANWRLTQVSDPAAVGGGIDPNARSGGDWLLQPEDRSRVVNKIVETLRMHLPEGLDELQRIAVRLEEKFYGVAANQADYLRKICLKMLSVEAETQQAPGNAQMIPNQNNPGQASEDSTAQTGHAGAGDWQEEIYQMIRSLKEQHFAELNELFNKLSVKLQHVDSVVPCPVPSELYERMKIFKLMLGGILKMLQISKSSIQPALRDMVPLYEKHIINILAARRFQPPTGQAPNSDISRQQQPSQNLQQHDSHTNPRASLSSMSSGLQSSSAAGIRHAPAVSATNFSVPTQQNGANIQDQAGSNSEAAQGSNFSSLRYGLMGGGLRQGRTGLMQVRVNAQQQTGRRSSSSMLSHLSGQRKHIIKRRWRDTF; this is encoded by the exons ATGGACGCCAACTGGCGACTCACGCAGGTGTCTGACCCCGCTGCCGTCGGCGGCGGAATTGATCCGAACGCCCGCTCCGGAGGCGACTGGCTGCTGCAGCCCGAGGATCGCAGCAGGGTCGTCAATAAGAT AGTGGAGACTCTCAGGATGCATCTGCCAGAGGGATTGGACGAACTTCAAAGAATCGCTGTGCGATTGGAAGAGAAGTTCTATGGCGTAGCGGCCAACCAG GCTGATTATTTGAGAAAGATTTGTCTGAAAATGCTCTCTGTGGAGGCGGAGACACAACAGGCTCCTGGAAATGCTCAAATGATTCCAAATCAAAACAACCCTGGTCAAG CATCTGAGGACTCTACTGCTCAGACAGGACATGCAGGTGCAGGTGATTGGCAAGAGGAGATATATCAAATG ATTAGGAGTTTGAAGGAGCAACACTTTGCAGAGCTCAATGAATTGTTCAATAAGTTATCTGTGAAGCTACAGCATGTTGACAGCGTCGTACCGTGTCCAGTGCCATCTGAGCTGTATGAAAGAATGAAGATCTTTAAACTAATGTTGGGCGGTATATTAAAAATGCTGCAAATTAGCAAGAGTAGTATCCAACCTGCCCTGAGGGACATGGTTCCTCTATACGagaaacatatcatcaacatcttGGCTGCAAGACGGTTCCAGCCACCTACAGGACAAGCTCCTAATTCTGACATTTCGCGGCAACAACAGCCTTCTCAAAACCTACAGCAGCATGATAGTCATACTAATCCTCGAGCTAGTTTGTCAAGCATGAGCTCCGGATTACAGTCCTCTAGTGCAGCCGGTATCCGGCATGCACCTGCTGTTTCAGCAACAAACTTCAGTGTCCCCACACAGCAAAATGGTGCAAACATACAGGATCAGGCTGGATCTAATTCGGAGGCTGCTCAAGGAAGCAATTTCAGTTCCTTGCGGTATGGTTTGATGGGTGGTGGGTTACGACAGGGAAGAACTGGGCTGATGCAGGTAAGAGTGAATGCTCAACAGCAGACAGGTAGAAGAAGTAGCAGTAGCATGTTATCTCACCTCTCAGGGCAGAGGAAACACATTATCAAGCGGAGGTGGCGTGACACTTTCTGA
- the LOC124691440 gene encoding mediator of RNA polymerase II transcription subunit 15a-like isoform X2 → MLHLHIPRDLTIANPAIRSMYAEWRPMQGSDPAAGGDWRAQLQPEERSRAVHKMMETLQKCLPVSVPERLNEFQEIAVQFEENIYTAATNHSDYLRRISRKLLTMAPVNAQVISNQNNPVQAYADSTAQTGHAGGGNWQEEIYQMIKRLKGQYFVELNELFNKVSVKLQQIDSLIPPQEPSEQYELLKRFKIMLDRILQVLQISKSAIQPSIRHKVPQCEEQIIRILTSRRRKLVQPQAPQRFQPPAGQASNFNISHQQHPSQSLSQHDSHTNLQASLSSTAQQNGSNVERQAGYAVEAAQGSNFSSWQSGSMGGTLRQGSAGLMQGTMNVQLQTGSSSMLSHLSGQREHMTKRKWRDTL, encoded by the exons ATGCTCCACCTCCACATCCCCCGAGACCTAACCATCGCCAATCCGGCAATCCGCAGCATGTACGCCGAGTGGCGGCCCATGCAAGGGTCCGACCCCGCCGCCGGAGGCGATTGGCGCGCCCAGCTCCAGCCTGAGGAGCGCAGCAGGGCCGTCCACAAGAT GATGGAAACTCTGCAGAAGTGTCTGCCAGTGTCAGTGCCAGAGAGGCTGAACGAATTTCAAGAAATTGCTGTGCAATTCGAAGAGAATATCTACACCGCAGCGACCAACCAT TCTGACTATCTTCGGAGGATTTCTCGGAAATTGCTCACTATGGCTCCTGTAAATGCGCAAGTGATTTCAAACCAAAACAACCCGGTTCAAG CATATGCGGACTCTACTGCTCAAACAGGCCATGCAGGTGGAGGTAATTGGCAGGAGGAGATATATCAAATG ATTAAGAGGTTGAAGGGCCAATACTTTGTAGAACTCAATGAATTGTTCAATAAGGTCTCTGTGAAGCTACAGCAGATTGACAGCCTCATACCACCTCAAGAGCCATCTGAGCAGTATGAATTATTGAAGAGATTTAAAATAATGTTGGACCGTATATTACAAGTTCTGCAAATTAGTAAGAGTGCTATCCAGCCTTCTATTAGGCACAAAGTTCCGCAATGCGAGGAACAGATTATCCGTATCTTGACTTCACGAAGAAGGAAGCTAGTGCAACCACAAGCACCGCAACGGTTCCAGCCACCTGCAGGACAAGCTTCTAATTTCAACATTTCACATCAACAACATCCTTCCCAAAGTCTGTCGCAGCATGATAGTCATACCAATCTTCAAGCAAGTTTGTCAAGCA CCGCACAGCAAAATGGTTCAAACGTAGAGCGGCAGGCAGGCTATGCTGTGGAGGCTGCTCAAGGAAGCAATTTCAGTTCCTGGCAGTCTGGTTCAATGGGTGGCACATTACGACAGGGAAGCGCTGGGCTGATGCAGGGTACGATGAATGTTCAACTGCAGACAGGCAGTAGTAGCATGTTATCTCACCTCTCAGGGCAGAGGGAACACATGACCAAGCGGAAGTGGCGCGACACCCTTTGA
- the LOC124691440 gene encoding mediator of RNA polymerase II transcription subunit 15a-like isoform X1 produces MLHLHIPRDLTIANPAIRSMYAEWRPMQGSDPAAGGDWRAQLQPEERSRAVHKMMETLQKCLPVSVPERLNEFQEIAVQFEENIYTAATNHSDYLRRISRKLLTMAPVNAQVISNQNNPVQAYADSTAQTGHAGGGNWQEEIYQMIKRLKGQYFVELNELFNKVSVKLQQIDSLIPPQEPSEQYELLKRFKIMLDRILQVLQISKSAIQPSIRHKVPQCEEQIIRILTSRRRKLVQPQAPQRFQPPAGQASNFNISHQQHPSQSLSQHDSHTNLQASLSSMSTRLQSSSAAVLRHVPVHPTTNFCFPAQQNGSNVERQAGYAVEAAQGSNFSSWQSGSMGGTLRQGSAGLMQGTMNVQLQTGSSSMLSHLSGQREHMTKRKWRDTL; encoded by the exons ATGCTCCACCTCCACATCCCCCGAGACCTAACCATCGCCAATCCGGCAATCCGCAGCATGTACGCCGAGTGGCGGCCCATGCAAGGGTCCGACCCCGCCGCCGGAGGCGATTGGCGCGCCCAGCTCCAGCCTGAGGAGCGCAGCAGGGCCGTCCACAAGAT GATGGAAACTCTGCAGAAGTGTCTGCCAGTGTCAGTGCCAGAGAGGCTGAACGAATTTCAAGAAATTGCTGTGCAATTCGAAGAGAATATCTACACCGCAGCGACCAACCAT TCTGACTATCTTCGGAGGATTTCTCGGAAATTGCTCACTATGGCTCCTGTAAATGCGCAAGTGATTTCAAACCAAAACAACCCGGTTCAAG CATATGCGGACTCTACTGCTCAAACAGGCCATGCAGGTGGAGGTAATTGGCAGGAGGAGATATATCAAATG ATTAAGAGGTTGAAGGGCCAATACTTTGTAGAACTCAATGAATTGTTCAATAAGGTCTCTGTGAAGCTACAGCAGATTGACAGCCTCATACCACCTCAAGAGCCATCTGAGCAGTATGAATTATTGAAGAGATTTAAAATAATGTTGGACCGTATATTACAAGTTCTGCAAATTAGTAAGAGTGCTATCCAGCCTTCTATTAGGCACAAAGTTCCGCAATGCGAGGAACAGATTATCCGTATCTTGACTTCACGAAGAAGGAAGCTAGTGCAACCACAAGCACCGCAACGGTTCCAGCCACCTGCAGGACAAGCTTCTAATTTCAACATTTCACATCAACAACATCCTTCCCAAAGTCTGTCGCAGCATGATAGTCATACCAATCTTCAAGCAAGTTTGTCAAGCATGAGCACCAGATTACAATCCTCTAGTGCAGCTGTTCTCCGGCATGTACCTGTGCATCCAACAACAAACTTCTGTTTCCCCGCACAGCAAAATGGTTCAAACGTAGAGCGGCAGGCAGGCTATGCTGTGGAGGCTGCTCAAGGAAGCAATTTCAGTTCCTGGCAGTCTGGTTCAATGGGTGGCACATTACGACAGGGAAGCGCTGGGCTGATGCAGGGTACGATGAATGTTCAACTGCAGACAGGCAGTAGTAGCATGTTATCTCACCTCTCAGGGCAGAGGGAACACATGACCAAGCGGAAGTGGCGCGACACCCTTTGA
- the LOC124689373 gene encoding putative F-box/kelch-repeat protein At3g17280 produces MSSDEAETTSSPTAPPLEDDDLLSEILLRLPPQPSSLPRASAVSKRWRSLASDPRFCSRFRSHHRRNPPLLGCFVKFFDDIHFASTLDAPNRIPPSRFSVPIHAGDSFRPLGCRHGLALILSPKNQLLVWDPITGGQHRLGIPPAFDADDSWISAAVLRPAAAGDIQHFQVVLVGNSDMHRRKAVASVYSSETGVWGNLITVQLPPDDPSVNQYNPAVMAGDSLYWLISGEIYGILEFDLDTQSLSLIPVPGDEIHWWEGVGNISVILLEDGGLGFLILSKFSAQLWKREMNCDGVNSWLLERTIALDKLLSINSERAASRPFIIGFAENNNVVLLRTLTGVFTVQLESLQFKKVFDYNDWHGFYPFEVVYTADNSIGGAHDGAELPKNIK; encoded by the exons ATGAGCAGCGACGAGGCCGAGACAACGAGCTcgccgacggcgccgccgctgGAGGACGACGACCTGCTCtccgagatcctcctccgcctcccgccgcagcCCTCGTCCCTCCCCCGCGCCTCCGCCGTCTCCAAGCGCTGGCGTAGCCTCGCCTCCGACCCCCGCTTCTGCAGCCGCTTCCGCTCACACCACCGCCGCAACCCTCCCCTCCTCGGCTGCTTCGTCAAATTCTTTGACGACATCCACTTCGCTTCTACCCTGGACGCGCCCAATCGCATCCCGCCATCCCGCTTCTCCGTCCCCATCCACGCCGGTGACAGCTTCCGGCCCCTCgggtgccgccatggcctcgcGCTCATCCTCTCGCCCAAGAACCAGCTCCTGGTGTGGGACCCCATCACCGGCGGCCAGCACCGCCTGGGCATTCCTCCAGCGTTCGACGCGGATGACAGCTGGATCAGCGCCGCGGTGCTTCGCCCTGCCGCTGCCGGAGACATCCAGCACTTCCAGGTGGTCTTGGTAGGAAACAGCGACATGCACCGCCGAAAGGCCGTCGCCTCCGTTTACTCATCCGAGACCGGCGTATGGGGTAATCTCATCACAGTACAGCTTCCGCCTGATGATCCTAGTGTTAATCAATACAACCCCGCTGTGATGGCTGGGGATTCCCTTTACTGGTTGATTAGTGGGGAAATCTACGGAATTCTTGAATTCGATTTGGATACGCAGAGCCTATCTTTGATACCTGTGCCAGGGGATGAGATTCACTGGTGGGAAGGTGTTGGCAATATTTCGGTTATCTTGTTAGAAGATGGTGGCCTTGGTTTCCTCATCCTGTCAAAATTCAGCGCCCAATTATGGAAGAGGGAGATGAATTGTGATGGTGTTAATTCATGGCTGCTGGAAAGAACTATTGCACTGGACAAGCTACTTTCCATTAATTCAGAACGGGCGGCATCGCGCCCATTCATCATCGGGTTTGCTGAGAACAATAATGTGGTGTTATTACGGACATTGACTGGCGTATTCACGGTCCAGCTGGAATCATTGCAGTTCAAGAAAGTTTTCGACTACAACGATTGGCATGGCTTTTATCCATTTGAAGTTGTCTATACTGCAG ACAACAGCATTGGTGGTGCGCATGATGGAGCTGAACTTCCAAAAAACATAAAATGA